A single genomic interval of Bradyrhizobium japonicum USDA 6 harbors:
- a CDS encoding amidase produces MSSVSLPLHSDELAYLTAQELAARIRRRDLSPVDVVDAFIRRIEARNPSLNALVYLDFDGARTRAKEAERALVAGEQWGPLHGIPSALKDLFDFKPGWPASLGGIRALKHHVVNGYCVFCERMEKRGGAVFLGKTNSPLMGFRGTCDNYLFGPTRNPFNLAKNTGGSSGGSAAAVADGLLPIAEGTDAGGSIRIPSAWCGVYGYKASFGRVPFLVRPNAFGVADSPFLFEGPITRTVEDAAIALNVLAGPDPRDPFSLIEPPVDFTAATRRSIRGLKIAYSPDLDVFPVDGKVAATVRRAVQAFEEAGAHVEEVKLGIVRSQRELSDVWSRLYMLLNLQAIENMKRDGIDLFGKHRDDFPPEYMDWVEKTNRMSGLDFFRDQAVRSEVYDAFQNVLEGFDLLVTPTVACPPVDNASDGNTVGPKSINGVEIDPLIGWALTYFVNFTGHPAASIPAGLSDGLPVGMQIIGRRNADFDVLAASAAFERLRPWQDNYRICRERPLRAAPLSDLTR; encoded by the coding sequence ATGTCGAGCGTGAGCCTGCCCTTGCATTCCGACGAACTCGCGTACCTCACCGCGCAGGAACTGGCAGCTCGCATCCGGCGGCGCGATCTGTCGCCGGTTGACGTGGTCGATGCGTTCATCCGGCGGATCGAAGCGCGCAACCCGAGCCTGAATGCGCTGGTTTATCTCGATTTCGACGGCGCCCGCACGAGAGCGAAGGAGGCCGAGCGCGCATTGGTCGCCGGCGAGCAGTGGGGACCGCTGCATGGCATCCCGTCGGCGCTCAAGGATCTGTTCGACTTCAAGCCGGGCTGGCCTGCGAGCCTGGGCGGCATCCGCGCGCTCAAGCACCACGTCGTGAACGGGTACTGCGTGTTCTGCGAGCGCATGGAAAAGCGTGGGGGCGCGGTGTTCCTTGGGAAGACCAACAGCCCTCTGATGGGATTCCGAGGCACTTGCGACAATTACCTGTTCGGTCCCACGCGCAACCCGTTCAATCTTGCCAAGAACACGGGCGGCTCGTCCGGAGGAAGCGCCGCGGCGGTCGCCGATGGACTGCTACCCATTGCAGAAGGTACGGATGCCGGCGGCTCGATACGAATCCCCTCCGCCTGGTGTGGAGTGTATGGCTACAAGGCGTCGTTCGGACGCGTGCCGTTTCTCGTGCGTCCCAACGCGTTCGGCGTGGCCGACTCTCCGTTCCTGTTCGAAGGACCCATCACGCGGACGGTCGAAGATGCCGCCATCGCCCTGAACGTACTCGCCGGTCCTGATCCGCGAGATCCCTTCAGCCTGATCGAGCCGCCCGTCGATTTCACCGCGGCGACCCGTCGTTCGATCCGGGGCCTCAAGATTGCCTATAGTCCGGACCTGGACGTCTTTCCGGTCGACGGAAAAGTCGCGGCGACGGTCCGCCGCGCGGTACAGGCGTTCGAGGAAGCCGGCGCTCACGTGGAGGAGGTGAAGCTCGGCATCGTCCGCTCGCAACGGGAGCTGAGCGACGTCTGGTCGCGTCTCTACATGCTTCTGAACCTGCAGGCGATCGAGAACATGAAGCGCGACGGCATCGATCTGTTCGGCAAGCATCGCGACGACTTTCCACCTGAATACATGGATTGGGTCGAGAAGACCAATCGCATGTCGGGGCTCGATTTCTTCCGCGACCAGGCCGTCCGGTCGGAGGTCTACGATGCCTTTCAGAACGTCCTTGAAGGATTCGATCTGTTGGTCACGCCGACCGTCGCGTGCCCGCCGGTCGACAACGCCAGCGACGGCAACACGGTCGGACCGAAGTCGATCAATGGTGTCGAGATAGATCCTCTGATCGGATGGGCCCTGACCTACTTCGTCAACTTTACCGGCCATCCGGCGGCCTCGATTCCGGCAGGTCTGTCCGACGGGCTTCCGGTCGGGATGCAAATCATAGGTCGGCGAAACGCCGACTTCGACGTGCTGGCCGCGAGCGCGGCTTTCGAGCGGCTTCGCCCCTGGCAGGACAATTACCGGATCTGTCGCGAGCGTCCGCTGAGAGCAGCCCCGCTTTCAGACCTCACCCGCTGA
- a CDS encoding urease subunit gamma, which translates to MNLTPRERDKLMIALAAIVARGRLARGVKLNYPESIALISDAIMEGARDGRSVADLMSEGGRLLRRDQVMEGIPEMIREIQVEATFPDGTKLVPVHNPIR; encoded by the coding sequence TTGAATCTGACGCCACGGGAACGAGACAAGCTGATGATCGCCCTCGCCGCGATCGTTGCGCGCGGCCGGCTCGCGCGCGGCGTCAAGCTGAATTACCCCGAGAGCATCGCGCTGATTTCGGATGCCATCATGGAAGGCGCCCGCGACGGGCGATCGGTCGCGGATCTGATGTCCGAGGGCGGCCGGCTGCTGCGCCGCGACCAGGTCATGGAGGGCATCCCGGAAATGATCCGCGAGATTCAGGTGGAGGCAACGTTTCCGGACGGGACCAAGC
- a CDS encoding sulfite oxidase-like oxidoreductase produces the protein MDRPPVSRGFKSKRQAPEAVRLPPGQYLTTDFPVLSAGPTPDIRVADWKIALQLGGSLLGKWTWDEFEALPQTTITVDIHCVTKWTKLSTVWQGVSFDNLLKVVGLSEPPDAYVMAHCDGGYTTNLPVADLVAGKAMIATRYEGLPLAPAHGGPARLLVPHLYFWKSAKWLRRLRFMPKDEPGFWESRGYHNYGDPWREQRYDGD, from the coding sequence ATGGACCGACCTCCCGTTTCTCGCGGCTTCAAATCCAAGCGACAGGCACCCGAAGCCGTGCGGCTGCCGCCGGGCCAGTATCTGACGACCGACTTCCCGGTGCTGTCCGCCGGCCCCACGCCGGATATCCGTGTCGCCGACTGGAAGATTGCGCTTCAACTCGGCGGGTCGTTGCTGGGGAAATGGACCTGGGACGAATTCGAGGCACTGCCCCAGACCACGATCACGGTCGACATTCACTGCGTCACCAAATGGACGAAGCTCAGCACGGTCTGGCAGGGCGTCAGCTTCGACAATCTTCTCAAGGTGGTCGGGCTGAGCGAGCCGCCGGACGCCTATGTCATGGCGCATTGCGACGGCGGATACACGACGAACCTTCCGGTGGCCGACCTGGTCGCGGGAAAGGCGATGATCGCGACCCGCTACGAGGGTCTGCCGCTCGCCCCGGCGCACGGCGGCCCCGCGCGACTTCTGGTGCCGCATCTTTACTTCTGGAAGAGCGCAAAGTGGCTGCGAAGGCTCCGCTTCATGCCCAAGGACGAGCCCGGGTTCTGGGAATCGCGTGGTTATCACAACTATGGCGATCCCTGGCGGGAGCAACGTTATGACGGCGACTGA
- a CDS encoding cytochrome P460 family protein, with protein MRVRVQAAAAVIVGSAVATILFFGSLKDSNAQSNTRYLPEYTADGQLLLPKNFHEWVYVGSPLTPNALNGGQANFPEFHNVYIEPGSYAIYKKTGEFPEGTILFKELQLTLPQENADGSRTEASGRGYFPGKWNGADVTVKDSKRFADTNGWGYFNFNHHEPKAPMAKVKSKDECAYCHIANAKKDEVWTQFYPLLDNKDAR; from the coding sequence ATGCGCGTGAGAGTCCAGGCAGCAGCGGCGGTCATCGTAGGCAGCGCGGTCGCAACGATCCTGTTCTTCGGATCGCTCAAGGATAGCAATGCCCAGAGCAATACGCGCTATCTGCCGGAATACACCGCGGACGGGCAGTTGCTCCTGCCGAAGAATTTCCACGAGTGGGTCTATGTCGGCTCGCCGCTGACGCCGAATGCCCTCAACGGCGGACAGGCGAACTTCCCGGAATTCCACAACGTCTATATCGAGCCGGGCTCGTACGCGATCTACAAGAAGACCGGCGAATTCCCCGAGGGGACGATCCTGTTCAAGGAGCTGCAGTTGACGTTGCCGCAGGAGAACGCCGACGGCTCGCGAACGGAAGCGTCGGGGCGTGGCTACTTCCCGGGCAAGTGGAACGGCGCCGACGTGACCGTCAAGGACTCGAAGCGCTTCGCCGACACCAACGGGTGGGGCTATTTCAACTTCAATCACCACGAACCGAAGGCGCCGATGGCCAAGGTGAAGTCGAAGGACGAGTGCGCCTACTGCCATATCGCCAACGCCAAGAAGGATGAGGTCTGGACCCAGTTCTATCCGCTGCTGGACAACAAGGACGCGCGGTGA
- a CDS encoding urease accessory protein UreD, whose amino-acid sequence MVFSGAANGTEIIDVYQKFPMAVAFPNVDDRRRKEAVLINTSGGVAGGDEIRIEVVAQGNASVAVTTQAAEKVYRALDRPARIRTRLRAEGNARLAWLPQETIVFNQARIARQTEIDLSSGAELIALEWLVLGRIESGEEVLAGHILDSWRVRVDGRLVWADGFLASDQALLQLRKTALLSNWKAIATMIYFGPGLEARLERLREIGASLECACGVTIVGAIIVVRVAAIASVDLRRGLRRFLDQLNHELGSGLFGVPKMWSC is encoded by the coding sequence GTGGTGTTCTCCGGCGCCGCGAACGGCACGGAGATCATCGACGTCTATCAGAAGTTTCCGATGGCCGTTGCCTTCCCGAATGTCGATGATCGTCGGCGCAAGGAGGCGGTCCTCATCAATACCTCGGGCGGCGTCGCAGGCGGCGACGAGATCAGGATCGAGGTGGTCGCTCAAGGCAATGCGTCGGTCGCGGTGACCACGCAGGCCGCGGAGAAGGTCTATCGGGCGCTGGATCGGCCTGCCCGAATCCGGACGCGGCTAAGGGCTGAGGGAAATGCCCGGCTTGCGTGGCTTCCGCAAGAGACGATCGTCTTCAACCAGGCGCGCATCGCGCGGCAGACCGAGATCGATCTGAGCTCGGGCGCCGAATTGATCGCCCTCGAGTGGCTGGTTCTCGGCCGCATCGAGAGCGGCGAGGAGGTTCTCGCCGGACATATCCTGGACAGTTGGCGCGTCAGGGTCGACGGCCGCCTGGTATGGGCAGATGGTTTCCTCGCCTCCGACCAGGCGCTCCTGCAGCTTCGGAAGACGGCGCTGCTCTCGAACTGGAAGGCGATCGCGACCATGATCTATTTCGGTCCGGGTCTCGAGGCCCGGCTCGAGAGATTGCGCGAGATCGGTGCGTCGCTGGAATGCGCGTGCGGCGTCACGATCGTGGGCGCGATCATCGTGGTCCGGGTCGCCGCGATTGCGAGCGTGGATCTCAGGCGAGGTCTGCGCCGCTTCCTCGATCAACTCAACCATGAGCTCGGATCCGGTCTCTTCGGAGTGCCGAAGATGTGGTCCTGTTAG
- a CDS encoding cytochrome P460 family protein — MKILKAACVAIIVILGIAAAVTQSQLRANAADGVSTGASVADRDGHLHVPDDYRTTYQLLGSWAIAAGDTHGSKELHVVYASPGVIDAYRKDKRFPDGAVLVKEVFKAATSEMTTGTVSRADALKGWFVMVKDTANRHPESALWGDGWGWSWFDAGDRSKTTTTNYRAQCQACHVPVRASDWVYIDGYPPLKP; from the coding sequence ATGAAAATCCTCAAAGCCGCTTGCGTCGCCATCATCGTGATCCTTGGGATCGCGGCCGCGGTCACGCAGTCACAGCTGCGGGCGAACGCGGCGGATGGTGTTTCGACCGGTGCGAGTGTCGCCGACCGCGACGGACATCTGCACGTACCCGATGATTATCGTACGACCTATCAGCTCCTCGGAAGCTGGGCGATTGCGGCAGGCGACACTCACGGTTCGAAGGAGCTTCACGTCGTGTACGCCTCGCCTGGAGTGATCGACGCCTATCGGAAGGACAAGCGCTTCCCGGACGGTGCGGTGCTGGTCAAGGAAGTGTTCAAGGCGGCAACCTCTGAAATGACGACCGGCACCGTCAGCCGCGCCGATGCTTTGAAGGGATGGTTCGTGATGGTGAAGGACACCGCGAACCGTCACCCGGAGAGCGCGTTATGGGGCGACGGCTGGGGATGGTCCTGGTTCGACGCGGGCGATCGCTCGAAAACGACGACGACGAATTACAGGGCCCAATGCCAGGCATGCCATGTGCCCGTGCGGGCGTCCGACTGGGTTTACATCGATGGATACCCTCCGTTGAAGCCATAG
- a CDS encoding beta-propeller fold lactonase family protein yields MAKEATTSEMGMSKGQTGHLYIQTNEIDNAIIHYKRQADGKLAEVARIKTGGAGSGEFKPISGQESAPNSYEGAGSVIITSDRRFLFATNGGDNSVSSFRLESDGRLTLLDVKSTGNPVEGRSGTAKSLAFAPSTRTLFVLHAFGPDHLRLMSVDAEGMLKTRPERYTVNTYSKRNRVSTMVVVSPNEELVLVGTTFDEPIALTGLYPDGSPILWVQRAGGALHSIASNAPDPDGLAVFALQKDGSLGTARFYDAKGGSPFYIAFLNQRPNTFVIGYAVGDGCSICTIEKNGSIKIGPLVKIDTSAGLPSELCWLAIAPDDRTIYATNFGYSNISSYRINGSGLEIACDPACPKVPGDGTARGLNGTVTSGPSDSWISPDGAYLYQIYGNASKLVSYGTQPDGSLKEIGSVKIPYNGSQGLAGF; encoded by the coding sequence ATGGCTAAAGAGGCGACGACGAGCGAGATGGGAATGTCGAAGGGGCAGACCGGCCATCTCTATATCCAGACCAACGAGATCGATAACGCCATTATTCACTACAAGCGGCAGGCGGACGGCAAGCTGGCCGAGGTCGCGCGTATCAAGACGGGCGGCGCCGGCTCCGGTGAATTCAAGCCGATCAGCGGCCAGGAAAGCGCGCCCAACTCCTACGAGGGTGCGGGAAGCGTCATCATTACATCCGATCGGCGCTTCTTGTTTGCAACCAATGGCGGCGACAATTCCGTTTCGAGCTTCCGCCTGGAGAGCGACGGTCGTCTCACGCTGCTCGACGTGAAGTCGACCGGTAACCCGGTCGAGGGCAGGAGCGGCACGGCCAAATCGCTGGCTTTCGCTCCGTCGACGCGCACCCTCTTCGTGCTGCACGCGTTCGGACCGGATCATCTTCGGCTGATGTCGGTCGATGCCGAGGGCATGCTCAAGACGCGGCCCGAGCGATACACGGTGAACACGTACAGCAAGCGGAACCGCGTCTCCACCATGGTCGTGGTCTCGCCCAACGAGGAGCTTGTGCTTGTAGGCACCACTTTCGATGAGCCGATCGCGCTCACCGGCTTGTATCCCGACGGCTCGCCGATTCTCTGGGTCCAGCGCGCCGGCGGCGCGTTGCACTCGATCGCGTCGAATGCACCGGATCCGGACGGCCTCGCCGTGTTCGCTCTGCAAAAGGACGGCTCTCTCGGCACGGCCAGGTTCTACGATGCGAAGGGCGGTTCTCCGTTCTACATCGCGTTCCTGAATCAGCGTCCGAATACGTTCGTGATCGGCTATGCCGTCGGCGACGGATGCTCCATCTGCACCATCGAGAAGAACGGCTCGATCAAGATCGGCCCGCTCGTCAAGATCGACACCAGCGCGGGCCTGCCGTCCGAGCTGTGCTGGCTGGCCATCGCGCCCGATGATCGCACGATCTACGCGACGAACTTCGGCTACAGCAACATCAGCAGCTACCGCATCAATGGCAGCGGTCTGGAGATTGCGTGCGATCCGGCGTGTCCGAAGGTCCCCGGCGACGGCACCGCGAGGGGATTGAACGGAACCGTCACGAGCGGTCCCAGCGATAGCTGGATCTCGCCCGACGGCGCCTATCTCTATCAGATCTATGGCAACGCCTCGAAGCTGGTCAGCTACGGCACCCAGCCGGACGGTTCGCTGAAGGAGATCGGCAGCGTCAAGATCCCGTACAACGGCTCCCAGGGTCTTGCGGGTTTCTGA